GCCCTCCCGCCAGGCACACCATCCCGGTCTCGCCAATCAGCAGCGTGGCGAGCTGCCGAGGGGACGCGCCGATGGCGCGCAGCAACGCCAGCTCGGTCGAGCGCTCCACGACCGTGGCGGTGGTGGTGGAGAGCAGGCCGAGGATCGACGCCGTGAGCGCCGCGCCGGTCAGCAGCACCATCAGCAGCGTGAGCCGGGTGACGATGTGCGCCTCGCCGGTGATCTGCTCCGTGGCGGGAATGACCTCCACGCCTTGGAGCCGCGCTTCGATCTCTTCGGCGACCACCGTCGGATAAGCCGTGCACATGTAGCGCTCGTAGCCCTTGGGATCCTTGGCGGGATCGGGAGGCGGCGTGCGCGGCCCGGGACGCACCAGCGCGCTCATCCAGACCCGATCCACTCTCGAAGGCCGGGCCGCCAGCGCCTGGGCATGCGCCAGGGAAGTCCAGATCCGCTGCTCGTCGGCGCCATCCGCGCTCACCACGCCCGTGACCCGCATGCGGACCGGCTGCGCGCCGACCGAGAGCTCGACCGATCCCCCCTGATGCACGCCGAGCCGGTTGGCGATACGGCGGCCGAGCGCCACTTCGGGAGCGCCGTCGCGGGGCCACCGGCCCTGCAGCGACCACGTGGGACGGAGGCGGTGGAGGCCGGTGGTCCATGCCCCTTCCTCGGTGGGAACGGCGTGATCGAACCATGTGCCCACCAGGGCCACCGGCTGCCCGCGGAGCGAGGCCGGCACCATCAGCTCGGGCGCCGCGTGAAGGATGTTGTTCTTCCAGAAGCCCTTCTTGAGATCGGCGACGGAGGCTTCGTCCAAGCCGTTGGACGCGCGCGCGGGTGCGATGTCCGCGCCGCCCAGATCCGGAGACCACGAGGCGCCGCGGGGCTGGATCACGAAGTTCGGTCCCGCCGCTCGCAGCGCCAGCGCGACGTCGTCGCCGACCTTGAGCGCCAAGGTGGCGAGCGCCACCGCCATGCCGGTGCCGAGCGCGACCACGGTCAGGCCCAGGGCGACGCGAGAGCGGCGAGCCTCGAGAGACCGCACCAGCATTCTCCGGAACACTATCGCCCCTGCAGGTGCGGCAGGATGGCGCGGACGTCGTGCTCGGCGATCGTCATCAGCCCGCCCTCGGTGCCGTGGGGCAGCGGAATCGGGTTGCAGCCGCCGGAGCGGCCGAGCGTGGCGCGCGAGATCGGCGAGGCGCAATTGCGGCACACCACCGCGTGCCCGTCCTCGAAGTAGCCCTTGGCTCCGCAGATCTCGCAGGCATCGAAGCAGATGAGGATCTGGTCGCCGCTCTTGACCGCAAAGAACCGGACCGGAGCTTCGGGCAGCGTCGCCTCATAGAAGTGGAGCCGGCCGTCGGCGAGCGGAGCCGGATCGATGCGAATCACGCCGCCCTGGAAGGCGACCGGCGTGGCGGGCGGGCGCTCCGGCATCCGCGATCCCTGGACGAACGCGGTGGCGAGGAAGCCCACCACCACCAGGCCGATCAAGCCGGTCCACCGCCGGCGGCTGGCATCGCGCGCCGCCGCGGCCCGCGCCATGCGCGCTTCGGGGCCCGCCGCCGCGTCGACGCGCGGCAGCGACGTCGGCCGCAGCAGCCACAGGGCCGCGAATGCGACGGTGAGCGTGAACAGCAGCATCTCGTTCTTCACCACCGGCCCGATCAGCGCCATCTCGCGCTGGCTGGATGGCAGCACTTCGGCCTCCGACAGCTCGTGCAGTCCGCCGACCACGAGCTGCACCGCGATCAGCAGGAGCACCGCGGCCGTGAGCGAGAAGAACGGCTTGAGCGGCAGCTTGACGCTGCCGCGCACGAAGAGCGCGCCGAACACGACGGCGAGCGCGAGCCCGATGGCCGCACCCAGCCACAGCGCCAGGCCTTCGCTGCTGAACGAAGCCGCGGAGAGGAACACCGCGGTCTCGACGCCCTCGCGAAGCACCATGGCGAACGCGAAGAGGAAGACGCCGAGCGCGCCCGATTGGCCGGTGGTGGCCTTCGTCATGCCCGCCTCGATCTCCTGCCGCATGCGCGGCGCGGCGCGCCACATCCAGACCACCAGGCTCACCACCAGGGCCGCGCCCACCAGCATGGCGATGCCTTCGGCCAGCTCCTCGTTGTAGGTGAGGCGGGTGAGGAAGAAGGTGAGCACCGCCGAGCCGGCCACCGCGGCCAGGGTGCCGGCGATCAGCGCGCCCTTGAGCCCGCTCCGGCCCTGACGCTCGAGGAAGGCCAGCGCGATGGCCAGCACCAGGGCGCCTTCCATCCCCTCTCGCAAGGTCACGACCAACGCTTCGAACATGAGCCCCCCAGGACGCGGAATTTCAGCAGCGAGGCTGTCCGAATGGGCCCCGCCCGTCAAGACGGAGCCGGCACATGGCGCCAGGTCATTGACGCGCCCCGGAATCGGCACGGATACTTCGAGCGTGACGTTTCCGATTCGCGCCTGCCGCGGGGCGCTGTGGCTCATGCTTCTGGTCGCCGCTCCGACAATCGTGTCGGCGGACCAGCCCCGCCGCGCGGCCGCCCTGTACCGGCGCGCCCTGAAGGCCGAGACCAGCGGTGGCTTCGACGGGCGGCGCAAGGCGATGGAGTGCCTCGAGCAGGCGACCCTTTGCGCTCCCGACACCGTCGCCTATCAGATGGCGCTGGCCCGCCTTTACCTCGAGATGGGATTCCTCGGCCTGGCGCGGCACCGCTTCGAGCGCGCCGCCGAGCTCAACCCGTACTCCGCCGAAGCCCACGTTGGCCAAGGCCACCTTTGGCGCAAGGAGTATCTGAAGTACCTGGAGACGAGGGC
The sequence above is a segment of the Candidatus Eisenbacteria bacterium genome. Coding sequences within it:
- a CDS encoding ABC transporter permease — its product is MRSLEARRSRVALGLTVVALGTGMAVALATLALKVGDDVALALRAAGPNFVIQPRGASWSPDLGGADIAPARASNGLDEASVADLKKGFWKNNILHAAPELMVPASLRGQPVALVGTWFDHAVPTEEGAWTTGLHRLRPTWSLQGRWPRDGAPEVALGRRIANRLGVHQGGSVELSVGAQPVRMRVTGVVSADGADEQRIWTSLAHAQALAARPSRVDRVWMSALVRPGPRTPPPDPAKDPKGYERYMCTAYPTVVAEEIEARLQGVEVIPATEQITGEAHIVTRLTLLMVLLTGAALTASILGLLSTTTATVVERSTELALLRAIGASPRQLATLLIGETGMVCLAGGLLGWVLGSLGGDAMRGGSLGAATFQPVLLPVALLIAAVVGILGTVVPLRMALRLDPARVLHG
- a CDS encoding Fe-S-containing protein produces the protein MFEALVVTLREGMEGALVLAIALAFLERQGRSGLKGALIAGTLAAVAGSAVLTFFLTRLTYNEELAEGIAMLVGAALVVSLVVWMWRAAPRMRQEIEAGMTKATTGQSGALGVFLFAFAMVLREGVETAVFLSAASFSSEGLALWLGAAIGLALAVVFGALFVRGSVKLPLKPFFSLTAAVLLLIAVQLVVGGLHELSEAEVLPSSQREMALIGPVVKNEMLLFTLTVAFAALWLLRPTSLPRVDAAAGPEARMARAAAARDASRRRWTGLIGLVVVGFLATAFVQGSRMPERPPATPVAFQGGVIRIDPAPLADGRLHFYEATLPEAPVRFFAVKSGDQILICFDACEICGAKGYFEDGHAVVCRNCASPISRATLGRSGGCNPIPLPHGTEGGLMTIAEHDVRAILPHLQGR